A region of Pyxidicoccus parkwaysis DNA encodes the following proteins:
- a CDS encoding PP2C family protein-serine/threonine phosphatase: MRLDSAGQTHIGRRTHNEDAYCVLPDLGLFVVADGLGGQEGGEVASRCVVDTFVGFGLRLEKDRDSTWPTVPDPGRSREENLLSACSALAQRNLQAQRVGRLREMASTVVALAVGEHGAAVAHVGDSRLYRLRAGKLETMTRDHSLIEELREAGMEPPGGSGNWRHLITRALGTDNAEPTVQRLRPEPGDVFLLCSDGLYEPLGMDGLMRRLTLASAREVCDTLVADAYEAGGRDNITAVVLRFAEA, translated from the coding sequence ATGAGATTGGACAGCGCGGGACAGACCCATATCGGCCGGAGGACGCACAACGAGGACGCCTACTGCGTCCTGCCAGACCTGGGGCTGTTCGTCGTGGCGGATGGGCTGGGCGGACAGGAGGGCGGAGAAGTCGCCAGCCGTTGTGTAGTGGACACCTTCGTGGGCTTCGGCCTGCGGTTGGAGAAGGACCGGGACTCCACGTGGCCCACGGTGCCGGACCCGGGGCGCAGCCGGGAGGAGAACCTGCTGTCGGCGTGCTCGGCGCTGGCGCAGCGCAACCTGCAAGCGCAACGCGTGGGACGGCTGAGGGAGATGGCCTCCACGGTGGTGGCCCTGGCGGTGGGGGAGCACGGCGCGGCCGTGGCCCACGTCGGGGACAGCCGGCTGTACCGCCTGCGCGCGGGGAAGCTGGAGACGATGACGCGAGACCACTCGCTCATCGAGGAGCTGCGCGAGGCGGGCATGGAGCCGCCCGGTGGCTCGGGAAACTGGAGGCACCTCATCACCCGCGCGCTGGGCACGGACAACGCGGAGCCCACGGTGCAGCGGCTCCGTCCGGAGCCCGGGGACGTGTTCCTGCTGTGCTCGGACGGGCTCTACGAGCCGCTGGGCATGGACGGGCTGATGCGGCGGCTGACGCTGGCCTCGGCGCGCGAGGTGTGTGACACGCTCGTCGCGGATGCGTACGAGGCCGGCGGAAGGGACAACATCACCGCGGTGGTGCTGCGCTTCGCGGAGGCGTGA
- a CDS encoding choice-of-anchor X domain-containing protein produces the protein MTAPGTVPPPVSRFRRALWALVLVPVALGMLGWWWMGGGGASSAAPARASSDSVDEASPGAPMEAPGKGGDARLTASGQQGTGAVVKAGAGDAADADLEARRSLWAQRLERAKRTLDTYVAATRYPPESRPSREQPDQMDLAEPERTRPLSRDNTDVQLKLKQDRVFVVGDEAVHFFVSCEDAQHAPRPCQVVSASAHEAEHMTGGVVSSPVPLAFLDNGSAGDPLAGDGIYTGKLQPSKQGFPMFSGTLRVDVRVRSGQSEGSAFFDILYTPSPPALFTGQVREVLEGGSLQLYLGIQVRKAGRYVVAGRLDDESGVPFAHVSFNEELKEGLQEVKLTVFGKLVLDEVPTFPLKLRDVEGFLLKESGDPDRELMTSLRGYVHTTAEYAASVFSSAEWDSEERRRYVGELTHDVDEAQHQLDLLAAADPKAEPKKP, from the coding sequence ATGACTGCTCCTGGCACCGTCCCTCCCCCTGTGTCCCGCTTCCGCCGCGCCCTGTGGGCCCTCGTCCTCGTCCCCGTCGCACTGGGGATGCTCGGGTGGTGGTGGATGGGAGGTGGCGGTGCCAGCTCCGCGGCTCCCGCGCGGGCCTCTTCCGACTCCGTGGACGAGGCCTCGCCGGGAGCTCCCATGGAGGCGCCCGGCAAGGGCGGTGATGCGCGGCTCACGGCGTCCGGGCAACAGGGCACGGGCGCCGTCGTGAAGGCGGGCGCGGGTGACGCGGCGGACGCGGACCTCGAGGCGCGGCGCAGCCTGTGGGCGCAGCGGCTGGAGCGGGCGAAGCGCACGCTGGACACGTACGTGGCCGCCACGCGCTACCCGCCGGAGTCCCGGCCCAGCCGCGAGCAGCCAGACCAGATGGATTTGGCCGAGCCGGAGCGCACGCGCCCGCTGAGCCGCGACAACACGGACGTGCAGTTGAAGCTGAAGCAGGACCGCGTCTTCGTCGTCGGCGACGAGGCCGTGCACTTCTTCGTCTCCTGCGAGGACGCGCAGCACGCGCCCCGGCCCTGCCAGGTGGTGTCCGCCTCCGCGCACGAGGCCGAGCACATGACGGGCGGTGTCGTGTCGTCGCCGGTGCCGCTGGCCTTCCTGGACAACGGCAGCGCCGGGGACCCGCTCGCGGGCGACGGCATCTACACCGGCAAGCTCCAGCCGTCGAAGCAGGGCTTCCCGATGTTCTCCGGCACGTTGCGCGTGGACGTGCGCGTGCGCTCGGGCCAGTCGGAGGGCAGCGCCTTCTTCGACATCCTCTACACGCCGTCGCCTCCGGCCCTCTTCACCGGCCAGGTGCGCGAGGTGTTGGAGGGCGGCTCGCTCCAGCTCTACCTGGGGATTCAGGTCCGCAAGGCGGGACGGTACGTGGTGGCCGGCCGCCTGGACGACGAGAGCGGCGTGCCCTTCGCGCACGTGTCCTTCAACGAGGAGCTGAAGGAGGGCCTGCAGGAGGTGAAGCTCACCGTCTTCGGCAAGCTCGTGTTGGACGAGGTGCCCACCTTCCCGCTGAAGCTGCGCGACGTGGAGGGCTTCCTCCTCAAGGAGTCCGGAGACCCGGACCGCGAGCTGATGACGAGCCTGCGCGGCTACGTCCACACCACCGCCGAGTACGCGGCCTCCGTCTTCTCCTCCGCGGAGTGGGATAGCGAGGAGCGCCGGCGCTACGTCGGGGAGCTGACCCACGACGTCGACGAGGCCCAGCACCAGCTGGACCTGCTTGCCGCGGCGGACCCCAAGGCCGAGCCCAAGAAGCCCTGA
- a CDS encoding aminotransferase class I/II-fold pyridoxal phosphate-dependent enzyme: MRIPDFKLERYFARYEFSAPYLLCSSDIEGWRMKDLLALADAESLSRWEGLTLGYTESTGLPALRAEIAALYPGLAPEDVLTFAGAQEAVFVLMNVLLGAGAHAVVTWPGYQSLYEVARATGAEVTLLPLREEDGWALDLAALRRALRPDTRVVVVNFPHNPTGALPDRATFDALCALCDERGIHLLSDEVYRLLEYDARDTLPSAVERTPRGISLGVMSKALGLAGLRVGWLACRDVDVLRRCMAFKDYTTICNSAPSEVLSVIALRAKEQVLARSRSILASNLALLDSFFARHADTFRWVRPRAGSVAFPRLLRDTPVARFTEELVQREGVLLLPGNVYDFPGNHFRLGLGRLNLPDALARLERYVNATR; this comes from the coding sequence ATGCGCATTCCCGACTTCAAGCTGGAGCGGTACTTCGCGCGGTACGAGTTCTCCGCGCCCTACCTGCTGTGCTCGTCGGACATCGAGGGCTGGCGGATGAAGGATCTGCTCGCGCTCGCGGACGCGGAGTCCCTGTCGCGCTGGGAGGGACTGACGCTCGGCTACACGGAGTCCACGGGCCTGCCGGCGTTGCGCGCGGAAATCGCCGCGCTGTACCCGGGCCTCGCGCCGGAGGACGTGCTCACCTTCGCGGGCGCGCAGGAGGCCGTCTTCGTGCTGATGAACGTGCTCCTGGGCGCGGGCGCGCACGCCGTCGTCACCTGGCCGGGCTACCAGTCGCTGTACGAAGTCGCTCGCGCCACGGGCGCGGAGGTGACGCTGCTGCCGCTGCGCGAGGAGGACGGCTGGGCGCTGGACTTGGCCGCGCTCCGTCGCGCGCTGCGGCCGGACACGCGCGTGGTGGTGGTGAACTTCCCGCACAACCCCACGGGTGCGCTGCCGGACAGGGCCACCTTCGACGCGCTCTGCGCGCTGTGCGACGAGCGCGGCATCCACCTGCTCTCCGACGAGGTGTACCGGCTGCTGGAGTACGACGCGCGCGACACGCTGCCCTCCGCCGTCGAGCGCACCCCGCGCGGCATCAGCCTGGGCGTCATGTCCAAGGCGCTCGGCCTCGCGGGGCTGCGCGTGGGGTGGCTCGCGTGCCGGGACGTGGACGTGCTGCGCCGGTGCATGGCCTTCAAGGACTACACCACCATCTGCAACAGCGCTCCCAGCGAGGTGCTGTCTGTGATTGCGTTGCGCGCGAAGGAGCAGGTGCTCGCGCGCAGCCGGAGCATCCTCGCGTCCAACCTCGCGCTGCTGGATTCCTTCTTCGCGCGCCACGCGGACACCTTCCGCTGGGTGCGCCCGCGCGCGGGCAGCGTGGCCTTCCCGCGCCTGCTGCGAGACACGCCCGTGGCCCGCTTCACCGAGGAGCTCGTGCAGCGCGAGGGTGTGCTGTTGTTACCCGGTAACGTCTACGACTTCCCGGGCAATCACTTCCGCCTGGGGTTGGGCCGCCTCAACCTGCCGGATGCCCTGGCCCGTTTGGAGCGCTACGTCAACGCGACGCGCTGA
- a CDS encoding TlpA disulfide reductase family protein produces the protein MPTLDIPIKLLDPDGGWVNAPVHVSELDELPVLLHFFSTKEVHGAADFDELKRFISEYASRGLRVISVDVTRSEKELRDTNAVEALARKYDLRHPIAVDDGSMAKAYGVTQTPAWLVFDAETGLLRHHFTGRNGAHHVRQVIDRFTRYDTSAAAPAP, from the coding sequence ATGCCGACGCTCGACATCCCCATCAAACTGCTGGACCCGGATGGCGGTTGGGTCAACGCCCCGGTCCACGTCTCGGAGCTGGATGAGCTGCCCGTCCTCCTCCACTTCTTCTCCACGAAGGAGGTCCACGGCGCCGCGGACTTCGACGAGCTGAAGCGCTTCATCTCGGAGTACGCCTCGCGCGGCCTGCGCGTCATCAGCGTGGACGTCACGCGCTCCGAGAAGGAGCTGCGCGACACCAACGCGGTGGAGGCCCTCGCGCGCAAGTACGACTTGCGTCACCCCATCGCCGTGGACGACGGCTCCATGGCGAAGGCCTACGGCGTGACGCAGACGCCCGCGTGGCTGGTGTTCGACGCGGAGACGGGCCTGCTGCGCCACCACTTCACCGGACGCAACGGCGCGCACCACGTGCGGCAGGTGATTGACCGCTTCACCCGCTACGACACCTCGGCCGCTGCTCCCGCGCCCTGA
- a CDS encoding SDR family NAD(P)-dependent oxidoreductase, translating to MASRNDKDASRLSLGTLAAAGIGAALGLRRVLKPRFQFAGRTVLVTGGSRGLGLVLARLLLKEGARVAICGREESTLERAREELERGGGDVLAIPCDVTDPVQVEAMVAAIHERFGAVDVLINNAGTIQVGPLESMTLEDFREAMDTHLWAPLYTTLAVLPEMKRRGHGRIVNISSVGGRVSIPHLVPYAASKFALVGLSDGMRAELRQDGILVTTVCPGLMRTGSPRNVWFKGNHEKEYAWFSLGDSMPFLSMSAETAARKILEACRRGDGEALVGLPAKLASLGRALAPNLTAAVSAFVNRSLPQDSNTDRVRGSESETPLTQSWLTELTRRAAERNNESEVPIH from the coding sequence ATGGCAAGCCGCAACGACAAGGACGCATCCCGCCTCTCCCTCGGGACGCTGGCCGCGGCCGGTATCGGCGCGGCCCTGGGCCTGCGCCGGGTGCTCAAGCCGCGCTTCCAGTTCGCCGGCCGCACGGTGCTCGTCACCGGCGGCTCGCGCGGGCTGGGGTTGGTGCTGGCGCGCCTGCTGCTGAAGGAAGGCGCGCGCGTGGCCATCTGCGGCCGCGAGGAGTCCACGCTGGAGCGCGCGCGCGAGGAACTGGAGCGCGGCGGTGGTGACGTGCTGGCCATTCCCTGCGACGTGACGGACCCGGTGCAGGTGGAGGCCATGGTGGCCGCCATCCACGAGCGCTTCGGCGCGGTGGACGTCCTCATCAACAACGCGGGCACCATCCAGGTGGGCCCGCTGGAGTCGATGACGCTGGAGGACTTCCGCGAGGCCATGGACACGCACCTGTGGGCGCCGCTGTACACGACGCTCGCGGTGCTGCCGGAGATGAAGCGGCGCGGGCACGGCCGCATCGTCAACATCTCCTCCGTAGGGGGCCGGGTGAGCATCCCCCACCTGGTGCCGTACGCCGCGAGCAAGTTCGCGCTGGTGGGCCTGTCGGACGGGATGCGCGCCGAGCTGCGCCAGGACGGCATCCTCGTCACCACGGTGTGCCCCGGCCTGATGCGCACGGGCAGCCCGCGCAACGTCTGGTTCAAGGGCAACCACGAGAAGGAGTACGCGTGGTTCTCCCTGGGCGACTCCATGCCCTTCCTGTCCATGAGCGCCGAGACGGCGGCGCGCAAGATACTGGAGGCGTGCCGGCGCGGTGACGGGGAGGCGCTGGTGGGCCTGCCCGCGAAGCTGGCCTCGCTGGGCCGCGCGCTGGCGCCCAACCTGACGGCCGCCGTGTCCGCCTTCGTCAACCGCTCGCTGCCCCAGGACAGCAACACGGACCGCGTGCGCGGCAGCGAAAGCGAGACGCCGCTCACGCAGTCCTGGCTCACCGAGCTCACGCGTCGCGCGGCCGAGCGCAACAACGAGAGCGAGGTCCCCATCCACTGA
- a CDS encoding MJ1255/VC2487 family glycosyltransferase → MRILYGVVGEGMGHATRSRVLLEELTKEHEVHIVVSGRAQDYLKKRFQNVHGIWGLTLAYEGNSVKKWQTVLQNLTGAVAGLPQNIRQYFDLVGDFKPDVVVSDFETFSYLFAKTHRLPVISVDNMQVINRCQHEPELLAGYEDSFETSRAIVKAKLPGAFHYLVTTFFYPPVRKRRTTLAPSILRPEILEAKSEPGEHLLVYQTSTTNTALPDILKAAGIPCRVYGMRRDITEDLVDGNLTYRPFSEKGFIDDLRTSRGVVASGGYTLMSEAVYLRKPMLSVPLVGQFEQIINALYLEKLGYGMYVKELSVDALKAFLQRIPRCQEALKGYEQEGNTKMIAALREQLGLAYEHRGHWAMEMAQD, encoded by the coding sequence ATGCGAATCCTCTACGGTGTCGTCGGCGAAGGCATGGGCCATGCGACGCGCTCGCGCGTGTTGCTCGAGGAGCTCACGAAGGAGCACGAGGTCCACATCGTCGTCTCCGGCCGGGCCCAGGACTACCTCAAGAAGCGCTTCCAGAACGTGCACGGCATCTGGGGCCTGACGCTGGCGTACGAGGGCAACTCGGTGAAGAAGTGGCAGACGGTGCTGCAGAACCTCACCGGCGCGGTGGCGGGCCTGCCGCAGAACATCCGCCAGTACTTCGACCTGGTGGGTGACTTCAAACCGGACGTGGTGGTGAGCGACTTCGAGACGTTCAGCTACCTGTTCGCGAAGACGCACCGGCTGCCCGTCATCAGCGTGGACAACATGCAGGTCATCAACCGCTGCCAGCACGAGCCGGAGCTGCTGGCTGGCTACGAGGACAGCTTCGAGACGTCGCGCGCCATCGTGAAGGCGAAGCTGCCGGGCGCGTTCCACTACCTCGTCACCACGTTCTTCTACCCGCCGGTGCGCAAGCGCCGCACCACGCTGGCACCGTCCATTCTCCGGCCGGAAATCCTGGAGGCGAAGTCCGAGCCGGGCGAGCACCTGCTCGTGTACCAGACGTCGACGACGAACACGGCGCTGCCGGACATCCTCAAGGCCGCGGGCATTCCATGCCGCGTGTACGGGATGCGACGCGACATCACCGAGGATTTGGTGGACGGCAACCTCACGTACCGGCCCTTCAGCGAGAAGGGCTTCATCGATGACCTGCGCACGTCGCGCGGCGTGGTGGCCAGCGGCGGCTACACGCTGATGAGCGAGGCGGTGTACCTGCGCAAGCCGATGCTCAGCGTGCCGCTGGTGGGCCAGTTCGAGCAGATCATCAACGCGCTGTACCTGGAGAAGCTGGGCTACGGCATGTACGTGAAGGAGCTGTCCGTGGACGCGCTGAAGGCGTTCCTCCAGCGCATCCCCCGCTGCCAGGAGGCCCTCAAGGGCTACGAGCAGGAGGGCAACACGAAGATGATTGCCGCCCTGCGCGAGCAGCTCGGCCTGGCGTACGAGCACCGCGGCCACTGGGCCATGGAGATGGCCCAGGACTGA
- a CDS encoding LysR family transcriptional regulator produces the protein MQLESLKMFCDVVETGSFSRAAQLNHVTQSAVSQQIRALENRYEQKLLSRSARQVTPTPAGERLFRGCKEILARFAEVENEIREQATEVAGTSTVSTIYTVGLHELNAVQKQLLKAHPKVNMRLNYRRNDQVYDDVILGAAEIGIVAYPQPRAGVDILPFRDDKLSIVCAPNHPFATKQKVSLTALSGVPFIAFDREAPTRKALDRLFREKNIDINPVMEMDNVETIKRAVEMGLGVAILPMATALGEVKGGSLVAKPFAEGPVSRPIGLLIRKGKYLDRASSAVLDAFKAAASQPLSDDA, from the coding sequence ATGCAGCTCGAATCCTTGAAGATGTTCTGCGATGTGGTCGAAACGGGCTCGTTCTCCAGGGCGGCGCAGCTCAACCACGTGACGCAGTCCGCGGTGAGCCAGCAGATTCGCGCGCTGGAGAACCGCTATGAGCAGAAGTTGCTCTCACGCAGCGCGCGCCAGGTGACGCCGACGCCCGCGGGTGAGCGGCTGTTCCGCGGGTGCAAGGAAATCCTCGCCCGCTTCGCGGAGGTCGAGAACGAGATCCGCGAGCAGGCCACCGAGGTGGCCGGCACCAGCACGGTGTCCACCATCTACACGGTGGGTCTGCACGAGCTGAACGCCGTGCAGAAGCAGCTCCTCAAGGCGCACCCCAAGGTGAACATGCGCCTGAACTACCGCCGCAACGACCAGGTGTACGACGACGTCATCCTGGGCGCGGCGGAGATTGGCATCGTCGCGTATCCGCAGCCGCGCGCGGGCGTGGACATCCTGCCCTTCCGCGACGACAAGCTCTCCATCGTCTGCGCGCCCAACCACCCCTTCGCCACCAAGCAGAAGGTGAGCCTCACCGCGCTGTCCGGCGTGCCCTTCATCGCGTTCGACCGCGAGGCGCCCACGCGCAAGGCGTTGGACAGGCTCTTCCGCGAGAAGAACATCGACATCAACCCGGTGATGGAGATGGACAACGTGGAGACCATCAAGCGGGCGGTGGAGATGGGCCTGGGCGTGGCCATCCTCCCCATGGCCACGGCGCTGGGAGAGGTGAAGGGCGGCTCGCTGGTGGCCAAGCCCTTCGCCGAGGGGCCCGTGTCGCGCCCCATCGGCCTGCTCATCCGCAAGGGCAAGTACCTGGACCGCGCGTCCTCCGCGGTGCTGGACGCATTCAAGGCCGCGGCCAGCCAGCCCCTCAGCGACGACGCCTGA
- the rsmB gene encoding 16S rRNA (cytosine(967)-C(5))-methyltransferase RsmB, whose amino-acid sequence MNARALAINVLSRVRATDAYLNVVLDTLLSETPPKDPRDAAFVTELTYGSTRRQLTLDYAITRFADRKLDALEDKVLAALRLGAYQIFYTRVPARAAVAETVQALKEVGLTRAAGFTNAILRKLADLPAPPLPSASDVAEHLAVRESHPKWLVERWLRQFGRERAEAMLVADNQAPAVVVRANTSKVTRDALLAQLQEAGVEAKATTVSPVGIILPPVGRVEDVYGYAEGLWQVQDEAAQLVGVYGAIPETARVLDACAAPGGKSCHLAQEHEVVAVDLHANKLRKIESEAKRLGLSGRLKAYAHDAAEPFPEEWGEFHAFLVDAPCSGLGTLRRHPELRYRRKEEDLSRLATLQRRILENCQEAVPAGGLLVYAVCTVEPQEAQDQVEMFLRSHPEWTAEPPVLPGLKLPMSQAYLRTLPGPEGFDGFFAARLRKLY is encoded by the coding sequence ATGAACGCCCGCGCATTGGCCATCAACGTCCTGTCGCGCGTGCGCGCCACGGACGCGTACCTCAACGTGGTCCTGGACACGCTGCTGTCCGAGACGCCGCCGAAGGACCCGCGCGACGCCGCGTTCGTCACCGAGCTGACCTACGGCAGCACGCGCCGGCAGCTCACGCTGGACTACGCCATCACCCGCTTCGCCGACCGCAAGCTGGACGCGCTGGAGGACAAGGTGCTGGCGGCGCTGCGCCTCGGCGCGTATCAAATCTTCTACACCCGCGTGCCCGCGCGCGCGGCGGTGGCGGAGACGGTGCAGGCGCTCAAGGAAGTGGGCCTCACGCGCGCCGCGGGCTTCACCAACGCAATCCTTCGCAAGCTGGCGGACCTGCCCGCGCCGCCGCTGCCTTCCGCGTCGGACGTGGCGGAGCACCTGGCCGTGCGTGAGAGCCACCCGAAGTGGCTGGTGGAGCGCTGGCTGCGCCAGTTCGGCCGCGAGCGCGCCGAGGCCATGCTGGTGGCGGACAACCAGGCCCCCGCCGTGGTGGTGCGCGCCAACACCTCGAAGGTGACGCGCGACGCGCTGCTCGCGCAGCTCCAGGAAGCGGGCGTGGAAGCGAAGGCCACCACGGTGTCGCCGGTGGGCATCATCCTGCCGCCCGTGGGCCGCGTGGAGGACGTGTACGGCTACGCGGAGGGGCTGTGGCAGGTGCAGGACGAGGCCGCGCAGCTCGTCGGCGTGTACGGCGCCATTCCGGAGACGGCGCGCGTGCTGGACGCGTGCGCGGCGCCGGGCGGCAAGTCCTGCCACCTCGCGCAGGAGCACGAAGTCGTCGCGGTGGACCTCCACGCCAACAAGCTCCGCAAGATTGAGTCCGAGGCGAAGCGCCTGGGCCTCTCCGGCCGGCTGAAGGCCTACGCGCACGACGCGGCGGAGCCCTTCCCGGAGGAGTGGGGCGAGTTCCACGCCTTCCTCGTGGACGCGCCGTGCTCGGGCCTGGGCACGCTGCGCCGCCACCCGGAGCTTCGCTACCGCCGCAAGGAGGAGGACCTGTCGCGGCTGGCCACGCTGCAGCGCCGCATCCTGGAGAACTGCCAGGAGGCGGTGCCTGCCGGCGGGCTGCTCGTCTACGCGGTGTGCACGGTGGAGCCGCAGGAGGCGCAGGACCAGGTGGAGATGTTCCTGCGCAGCCACCCGGAGTGGACGGCGGAGCCACCGGTGCTGCCCGGGCTCAAGCTGCCGATGTCCCAGGCGTACCTGCGCACGCTGCCGGGGCCGGAGGGCTTCGACGGGTTCTTCGCCGCGCGCCTCCGGAAGCTCTACTGA
- a CDS encoding type II 3-dehydroquinate dehydratase, whose protein sequence is MRLLVLHGPNLNLLGAREGTSGRGLADLDAALKRRAEELELELKVVQSNHEGVLLDTLAAEREEVDGVLINPAGFFGSYALKEALELVGLPAIEVLLRPPGRESVVGEACVLQVHGTQGGFEPYLQALETFASGVFTPEQAGPKKSLGRKKDAPAPQAAAKPAPVKSLGRDKDEPAPVKSLGRGTDEPSSGKSLGRGTDEPGSRPSPVALVKSVSAPAKSLARTAEAGGTTKTLGRKVSALQEAAEARPGKTLGRGSKSATPASDLLTRALVRQKISDRLAGKLSPAELAAWARTQFQAVQRGAPAESGHRELLEESLQSLTLSTMPASRLSDEQLVDMLTRLDEG, encoded by the coding sequence ATGAGATTGCTGGTGCTGCACGGGCCGAACCTGAATCTGCTCGGCGCGCGCGAGGGCACGTCCGGAAGAGGACTGGCGGACCTGGATGCCGCGCTGAAGAGGCGGGCGGAGGAGTTGGAGCTGGAGCTGAAGGTGGTCCAGTCCAACCACGAGGGCGTGCTGTTGGACACGCTCGCCGCCGAGCGCGAGGAGGTGGACGGAGTCCTCATCAACCCCGCCGGCTTCTTCGGCTCGTATGCGCTGAAGGAGGCGCTGGAGCTGGTGGGCCTGCCCGCGATTGAGGTGCTGCTCCGTCCCCCGGGCCGCGAGTCCGTGGTGGGCGAGGCGTGCGTCCTCCAGGTGCACGGCACGCAGGGCGGCTTCGAGCCGTACCTCCAGGCGCTGGAGACCTTCGCCAGCGGCGTCTTCACGCCGGAGCAGGCGGGGCCGAAGAAGTCGCTCGGCCGGAAGAAGGACGCGCCCGCGCCGCAAGCGGCCGCGAAGCCCGCGCCGGTGAAGTCCCTGGGCCGCGACAAGGACGAGCCCGCGCCGGTGAAGTCCCTGGGGCGTGGGACGGACGAGCCCTCGTCGGGGAAGTCCCTGGGGCGTGGGACGGACGAGCCCGGCTCGCGGCCGTCGCCCGTGGCGCTGGTGAAGTCCGTGAGCGCGCCCGCGAAGTCGCTGGCCCGCACCGCGGAGGCCGGCGGCACGACGAAGACGTTGGGGCGCAAGGTCTCCGCCCTACAGGAGGCAGCCGAGGCCCGTCCGGGGAAGACGCTGGGGCGCGGCTCGAAGTCGGCCACGCCCGCGTCGGACCTGCTCACGCGGGCGCTGGTGCGGCAGAAGATTTCGGACCGGCTCGCGGGGAAGCTCTCTCCGGCCGAGCTGGCCGCTTGGGCGCGCACGCAGTTTCAGGCGGTGCAGCGCGGTGCGCCCGCGGAGAGCGGCCACCGCGAGCTCCTGGAGGAGAGCCTCCAGAGCCTCACCCTTTCCACGATGCCCGCGTCGCGGCTCTCGGATGAGCAGCTCGTGGACATGCTGACCCGGTTGGACGAAGGATGA
- the fmt gene encoding methionyl-tRNA formyltransferase has product MSRPRIIFMGTPEFAVSSLAACFELGDVVAVVTQPDKPKGRGNTLAAPPVKELALSRGVPVLQPVKLKTPPLSEELRKYSPDICVVTAYGRILPKDILELPPKGCVNVHASLLPRFRGAAPIQWSIAHGDAETGVSLMVMDEGLDTGPVLAMKRLPIAPDETSASLHVKLSALGGEVLREALPKYLSGELKPVPQPTEGVVLAPIIEKDEGRLDFTKPAVELERRLRAFTPWPGAFTTLGGKLLKVHKVRAAGSTGTPGTVLAANTDGIEVACGEGSLVLLELQPEGKRVMRAADFLSGHKLAPGSQPFGAGQ; this is encoded by the coding sequence ATGAGTCGACCCCGCATCATCTTCATGGGCACGCCGGAGTTCGCCGTGTCATCGCTGGCCGCCTGCTTCGAGTTGGGCGACGTGGTGGCCGTCGTCACCCAGCCGGACAAGCCCAAGGGCCGTGGCAACACGCTGGCCGCGCCGCCGGTGAAGGAGCTGGCCCTGTCGCGCGGCGTGCCCGTGTTGCAGCCGGTGAAGCTGAAGACGCCGCCGCTCTCCGAGGAGCTGCGCAAGTACAGCCCGGACATCTGCGTCGTCACCGCGTACGGGCGCATCCTCCCCAAGGACATCCTGGAGCTTCCGCCCAAGGGCTGCGTCAACGTGCACGCGTCGCTCTTGCCGCGCTTCCGGGGCGCCGCGCCCATTCAATGGTCCATTGCGCACGGTGACGCGGAGACGGGCGTGTCGCTGATGGTGATGGACGAGGGCCTGGACACCGGCCCGGTGCTGGCGATGAAGCGGCTGCCGATTGCGCCCGACGAGACGAGCGCGTCGCTGCACGTGAAGCTGTCCGCGCTCGGCGGCGAGGTGCTGCGCGAGGCCCTGCCGAAGTACCTCAGCGGCGAGCTGAAGCCCGTGCCGCAGCCCACGGAGGGCGTGGTGCTGGCGCCCATCATCGAGAAGGACGAGGGGCGGCTGGACTTCACCAAGCCGGCGGTGGAATTGGAGCGGCGCCTGCGCGCCTTCACGCCGTGGCCCGGCGCGTTCACCACGCTGGGCGGCAAGCTGCTCAAGGTGCACAAGGTGCGGGCGGCCGGGAGCACGGGCACGCCGGGCACGGTGCTCGCGGCCAACACGGATGGAATCGAAGTGGCGTGCGGCGAGGGCTCGCTCGTGCTGCTGGAGCTCCAGCCGGAGGGCAAGCGGGTGATGCGCGCGGCGGACTTCCTGTCGGGCCACAAGCTGGCGCCGGGCAGCCAGCCCTTCGGCGCGGGCCAATAG
- a CDS encoding signal protein, whose protein sequence is MADEPHKPARPTYVRRTYILDREFQLKYITLLAGIGAGSILVFGLLAHRVHVSAMASGVDGGETLLWLTGLGTVGTGVALGLFGLLFTHRVAGPVHVMSLYVAALAAGRYPRLRPLRKGDELKSFFARFSEAFDRIRQREAEEAHALESAVEALKGSATTPEARAALETLTALQFRKRQAVDNPTGGTFKSVA, encoded by the coding sequence ATGGCAGACGAACCCCACAAGCCGGCTCGCCCCACCTACGTCCGCCGGACGTACATCCTCGACCGCGAGTTCCAGCTCAAATACATCACCCTGCTGGCCGGCATCGGCGCGGGGAGCATCCTCGTCTTCGGGTTGCTGGCGCACCGCGTCCATGTGTCCGCCATGGCGTCGGGTGTGGATGGAGGGGAGACGCTGCTATGGCTCACGGGGCTGGGCACGGTGGGCACGGGCGTGGCGCTCGGCCTCTTCGGCCTGCTCTTCACGCACCGCGTTGCGGGTCCCGTGCACGTGATGAGCCTCTACGTGGCGGCGCTCGCCGCGGGGCGCTATCCCCGGCTGCGGCCGCTGCGCAAGGGCGACGAGCTCAAGAGCTTCTTCGCGCGCTTCAGTGAGGCGTTCGACCGCATCCGCCAGCGCGAGGCGGAGGAGGCACATGCCCTGGAGTCCGCGGTGGAGGCGCTCAAGGGCTCGGCCACCACCCCCGAGGCCCGCGCGGCGCTGGAGACGCTGACGGCATTGCAGTTCCGCAAGCGTCAGGCGGTGGACAATCCCACCGGGGGCACCTTCAAGTCCGTGGCCTGA